The window GCTGCCAGGAACAAAAAGCTGAAAGCGATCTCTTCCGGTGTGGCATTTCTCTCTAATGGAGGCTTGTTTGGGTTTTCTTCTTTTTCGTCAAATGTTTCTTCTGTAAGAGGGGTGGCTACAGGACCAGGCGCAACCGCATTCACCCGGATTCCTTTTGGTTTGGCCTGTAGTGCCAGTGAACGGGTGAAAGAAACAATGGCCCCTTTGGTTGCGGAATAATCAAGCAGTTCTGCATGTCCCTGGTAGGCAGAAACGGATGTGGTATTGATGATACTTCCGCCTTCTTTCAGATAAGGAAATACGGTTTTCGTTAATAAAATCATTCCCACAATATTGGAATCAAAGGTTTGTCTGATATTTTTTTCTTCCAGCTGTTCAATGCTTTCGGCAGGAAACTGAACACCGGCATTATTGATGAGGATATCTATTTTTCCGAATGTTGAAATGACGTTTTTTACCGTTTCTTCACAAAATTCATAATCATTGATATCCCCCTTAAAGAGGGCGCATTTCCGGTTCAGGTTCTCAATTTCTTTTTTTGTTTTTTCCGCATCTTCATCGCTTGAATGATAAATGATTGCAATATCTGCTCCTTCCAAGGCAAAAAGAAGCGCCACGGCTTTGCCAATTCCGCTGTCTGCTCCGGTAATTAAAACAGATTTGTTATCTAATTTTCCCATGTCACGATTCTTTATTTTTGGTCTGTAGGTTTCTGCATTTCTGCCATTCTGTGCGCGGCCATACTATCACTTGAAATATTGGCCATGGCTACAGATAGTTTATTTTTGAGGCCCGAAATTATCTTGTCTTCATTATTCATCAGGGCGTTATAACCATCAATGGCTACTTCTTCTGGAGATGCCAGGCTGTCTTTATCTTCCAGGATTTTACTGCGGTTCATATCGGCTTTATTAAAGAAATCCGTGTCTGTAGGTCCTGGCAGGAGAGCCGTGACTGTAATTCCTGAATCTTTCAACTCTTCGCGAATGGCTTCAGACCATGATAAAACAAATGCTTTGGTAGCATGATATACCGAATGCCATGGGCCGGGAGCTTTACTGGCTACAGAAGCCAGATTAAGAATTTTTCCCGATCCCTTAGGCAGCCGGTCCTTAATAAACAGCTTTGTAAGGATGAGAA of the Chryseobacterium aureum genome contains:
- a CDS encoding SDR family oxidoreductase, which encodes MGKLDNKSVLITGADSGIGKAVALLFALEGADIAIIYHSSDEDAEKTKKEIENLNRKCALFKGDINDYEFCEETVKNVISTFGKIDILINNAGVQFPAESIEQLEEKNIRQTFDSNIVGMILLTKTVFPYLKEGGSIINTTSVSAYQGHAELLDYSATKGAIVSFTRSLALQAKPKGIRVNAVAPGPVATPLTEETFDEKEENPNKPPLERNATPEEIAFSFLFLAASDASQMTGQVLHPNGGLIVNG
- a CDS encoding SDR family NAD(P)-dependent oxidoreductase, whose amino-acid sequence is MERKNKYALVTGATNGIGYELAKQFAINGYDLVIVARDQEELVRKADEFKNYGVNVISISKNLFLEEEAYSLYSELKMNAISPEILVNDAGQGVYGKFQDTDIHREIDIVHLNIISVLILTKLFIKDRLPKGSGKILNLASVASKAPGPWHSVYHATKAFVLSWSEAIREELKDSGITVTALLPGPTDTDFFNKADMNRSKILEDKDSLASPEEVAIDGYNALMNNEDKIISGLKNKLSVAMANISSDSMAAHRMAEMQKPTDQK